Proteins encoded by one window of Monoglobus pectinilyticus:
- a CDS encoding helix-turn-helix domain-containing protein, with amino-acid sequence MSRLLPYETILKAREGDPEAVNAVLLHYAGYIRYFSKVNGQVNAEVEDYVKQRLIDCQFKFRLDEPPDKS; translated from the coding sequence ATGAGTAGACTTCTCCCCTATGAAACAATCCTCAAAGCCCGTGAGGGCGACCCAGAAGCCGTGAACGCTGTCCTGCTCCACTACGCCGGATATATCCGCTATTTCTCAAAAGTGAACGGGCAGGTCAACGCCGAGGTGGAGGACTATGTAAAGCAGCGGTTAATTGACTGTCAATTCAAGTTCCGGCTTGACGAACCACCGGACAAGTCATAA
- a CDS encoding RNA polymerase sigma factor codes for MTDQIAYQEYIQRRYNAFCKTVIRCAALDKILKLKRQWERQVSLDYLMNEKFVQFAAPEPDEEYPFTVCGQTVLLCNAALADAISVLPEQTREEILRYYFLRQPQRVIGACIGRSRSTAGRHIQLALQRLREEMGVSRYE; via the coding sequence ATGACCGACCAGATAGCCTATCAAGAATATATCCAGCGCAGGTACAACGCCTTTTGCAAGACTGTTATCCGCTGTGCCGCCTTGGACAAGATTTTGAAGCTTAAACGGCAATGGGAACGGCAAGTTTCCCTTGACTATCTGATGAACGAGAAGTTTGTCCAGTTTGCCGCGCCGGAGCCGGACGAGGAATACCCATTTACCGTCTGCGGTCAGACCGTCCTGCTCTGCAACGCCGCCCTTGCCGACGCGATCTCTGTTTTGCCGGAGCAGACGCGGGAAGAAATCCTGCGCTATTACTTTCTGCGCCAGCCGCAGCGCGTGATCGGCGCGTGTATTGGCCGGTCACGCAGCACAGCGGGGCGGCATATCCAGCTTGCCTTGCAGCGGCTACGCGAAGAAATGGGGGTGAGCCGGTATGAGTAG
- a CDS encoding class I SAM-dependent methyltransferase: protein MEYSKEDLMEAKKQIWGVGENMGTEESKKIWEENAQFWDNAMGDESNEFHREVVRPKVTELLSPNPADYILDIACGNGNYSSYLAQRGASVVAFDYSKKMIELAKRRQSQYAKQIEFCVADATDRKSILELKRNRAFTKAVSNMAIMDITDIEPLLMAVYELLQESGIFVFATQHPCFVTLTEKYMTPHSYYDIAIEGQPKEQIYYHRSIQDIFNLCFRAGFVIDGFYEECFKTNKEIPMVMIVRLKKVKRDSLK from the coding sequence ATGGAATATAGTAAGGAAGATTTAATGGAAGCAAAAAAGCAAATTTGGGGAGTGGGAGAGAACATGGGAACAGAGGAAAGTAAAAAAATCTGGGAGGAGAACGCACAATTTTGGGATAATGCAATGGGTGACGAATCTAATGAATTTCACAGAGAGGTAGTGCGTCCCAAAGTAACGGAACTTCTATCTCCTAATCCTGCGGATTACATTTTGGATATTGCGTGTGGCAATGGAAATTATTCTTCGTATCTTGCACAAAGAGGCGCTTCGGTTGTCGCTTTTGATTACAGCAAAAAAATGATAGAATTGGCTAAAAGACGGCAATCACAATATGCAAAACAAATTGAATTTTGTGTGGCGGATGCGACCGATAGAAAAAGTATATTAGAATTAAAAAGAAATCGAGCCTTTACGAAAGCAGTTTCTAATATGGCAATTATGGATATTACGGATATTGAACCACTTCTTATGGCTGTTTATGAACTGTTGCAGGAAAGCGGAATTTTTGTCTTTGCAACGCAACACCCTTGTTTTGTCACGTTGACTGAAAAATATATGACACCGCACAGTTACTATGATATAGCGATTGAAGGGCAACCGAAAGAGCAGATTTATTATCATCGTTCCATACAAGATATTTTTAACCTTTGTTTTAGAGCTGGATTTGTCATTGATGGATTTTATGAAGAATGTTTTAAAACCAACAAAGAAATTCCTATGGTAATGATAGTAAGGCTTAAGAAGGTAAAACGTGATAGCTTAAAATAA
- the tet(W) gene encoding tetracycline resistance ribosomal protection protein Tet(W): MKIINIGILAHVDAGKTTLTESLLYASGAISEPGSVEKGTTRTDTMFLERQRGITIQAAVTSFQWHRCKVNIVDTPGHMDFLAEVYRSLAVLDGAILVISAKDGVQAQTRILFHALRKMNIPTVIFINKIDQAGVDLQSVVQSVRDKLSADIIIKQTVSLSPEIVLEENTDIEAWDAVIENNDELLEKYIAGEPISRKKLAREEQQRVQDASLFPVYHGSAKNGLGIQPLMDAVTGLFQPIGEQGGAALCGSVFKVEYTDCGQRRVYLRLYSGTLRLRDTVALAGREKLKITEMRIPSKGEIVRTDTAYQGEIVILPSDSVRLNDVLGDQTRLPRKRWREDPLPMLRTTIAPKTAAQRERLLDALTQLADTDPLLRCEVDSITHEIILSFLGRVQLEVVSALLSEKYKLETVVKEPSVIYMERPLKAASHTIHIEVPPNPFWASIGLSVTPLSLGSGVQYESRVSLGYLNQSFQNAVRDGIRYGLEQGLFGWNVTDCKICFEYGLYYSPVSTPADFRSLAPIVLEQALKESGTQLLEPYLSFILYAPQEYLSRAYHDAPKYCATIETAQVKKDEVVFTGEIPARCIQAYRTDLAFYTNGRSVCLTELKGYQAAVGQPVIQPRRPNSRLDKVRHMFQKVM, from the coding sequence ATGAAAATAATCAATATTGGAATTCTTGCCCATGTAGACGCTGGAAAGACGACCTTGACGGAGAGCCTGCTATATGCCAGCGGAGCCATTTCAGAACCGGGGAGCGTCGAAAAAGGGACAACGAGGACGGACACCATGTTTTTGGAGCGGCAGCGTGGGATTACCATTCAAGCGGCAGTCACTTCCTTCCAGTGGCACAGATGTAAAGTTAACATTGTGGATACGCCCGGCCACATGGATTTTTTGGCGGAGGTGTACCGCTCTTTGGCTGTTTTAGATGGGGCCATCTTGGTGATCTCCGCTAAAGATGGCGTGCAGGCCCAGACCCGTATTCTGTTCCATGCCCTGCGGAAAATGAACATTCCCACCGTTATCTTTATCAACAAGATCGACCAGGCTGGCGTTGATTTGCAGAGCGTGGTTCAGTCTGTTCGGGATAAGCTCTCCGCCGATATTATCATCAAGCAGACGGTGTCGCTGTCCCCGGAAATAGTCCTGGAGGAAAATACCGACATAGAAGCATGGGATGCGGTCATCGAAAATAACGATGAATTATTGGAAAAGTATATCGCAGGAGAACCAATCAGCCGGAAAAAACTTGCGCGGGAGGAACAGCAGCGGGTTCAAGACGCCTCCCTGTTCCCAGTCTATCATGGCAGCGCCAAAAATGGCCTTGGCATTCAACCGTTGATGGATGCGGTGACAGGGCTGTTCCAACCGATTGGGGAACAGGGGGGCGCCGCCCTATGCGGCAGCGTTTTCAAGGTTGAGTACACCGATTGCGGCCAGCGGCGTGTCTATCTACGGTTATACAGCGGAACGCTGCGCCTGCGGGATACGGTGGCCCTGGCCGGGAGAGAAAAGCTGAAAATCACAGAGATGCGTATTCCATCCAAAGGGGAAATTGTTCGGACAGACACCGCTTATCAGGGTGAAATTGTTATCCTTCCCAGCGACAGCGTGAGGTTAAACGATGTATTAGGGGACCAAACCCGGCTCCCTCGTAAAAGGTGGCGCGAGGACCCCCTCCCCATGCTGCGGACGACGATTGCGCCGAAAACGGCAGCGCAAAGAGAACGGCTGCTGGACGCTCTTACGCAACTTGCGGATACTGACCCGCTTTTGCGTTGCGAAGTGGATTCCATCACCCATGAGATCATTCTTTCTTTTTTGGGCCGGGTGCAGTTGGAGGTTGTTTCCGCTTTGCTGTCGGAAAAATACAAGCTTGAAACAGTGGTAAAGGAACCCTCCGTCATTTATATGGAGCGGCCGCTCAAAGCAGCCAGCCACACCATCCATATCGAGGTGCCGCCCAACCCGTTTTGGGCATCCATAGGACTGTCTGTTACACCACTCTCGCTTGGCTCCGGTGTACAATACGAGAGCCGGGTTTCGCTGGGATACTTGAACCAGAGTTTTCAAAACGCTGTCAGGGATGGTATCCGTTACGGGCTGGAGCAGGGCTTGTTCGGCTGGAACGTAACGGACTGTAAGATTTGCTTTGAATACGGGCTTTATTACAGTCCGGTCAGCACGCCGGCGGACTTCCGCTCATTGGCCCCGATTGTATTGGAACAGGCATTGAAGGAATCGGGGACGCAGCTGCTGGAACCTTATCTCTCCTTCATCCTCTATGCGCCCCAGGAATACCTTTCCAGGGCTTATCATGATGCACCGAAATACTGTGCCACCATCGAAACGGCCCAGGTAAAAAAGGATGAAGTTGTCTTTACTGGCGAGATTCCCGCCCGCTGTATACAGGCATACCGTACTGATCTGGCCTTTTACACCAACGGGCGGAGCGTATGCCTTACAGAGCTGAAAGGATATCAGGCCGCTGTCGGTCAGCCGGTCATCCAGCCCCGCCGTCCAAACAGCCGCCTGGACAAGGTGCGCCATATGTTTCAGAAGGTAATGTAA
- a CDS encoding VirD4-like conjugal transfer protein, CD1115 family gives MKQLNYKKLILPNIPYVFFVYLFDKVGQAVRLAPGADISEKILNITQGFSEAFSNALPSVHPLDLLIGIVGAVVIRLIVYVKGKNAKKYRKGAEYGSARWGNAEDIKPYIDPDFQNNIILTQTERLTMNSRPKQPKYARNKNVVVIGGSGSGKTRFFVKPNLMQLHSSYVLTDPKGTVLIECGKLLQRAGYRIKVLNTINFRKSMHYNPFVYIRSEKDVLKVVNTLIVNTKGEGEKSAEDFWVKAERLLYCALIGYIWYEAPAEEMNFTTLLELINASEAREDDEEYQSPVDLLFADLEERSPDHFAVKQYKKYKLAAGKTAKSILISCGARLAPFDIEELRELMSYDELELDTLGDRKTALFLIMSDTDDTFNFVIAILQSQLFNLLCDKADDEYNGKLPVHVRFLLDEFANIGQIPRFDKLIATIRSREMSASIILQSQSQLKAIYRDAAEIILDNADSTLFLGGRGKNAKDISDNLGRETIDSFNTSENRGTQVSHGLTYQKLGKELMTQDEIAVMDGGKCILQLRGVRPFLSDKYDITKHPNYKYLSDFDKKNAFDVERYMSTRPAIVKPDEAFDIYEIDLSDEDAAAEE, from the coding sequence ATGAAGCAGTTAAACTACAAAAAGCTGATACTTCCCAATATCCCCTATGTGTTCTTTGTCTATCTCTTTGATAAGGTGGGACAGGCGGTGCGGCTTGCCCCCGGCGCGGATATTTCCGAAAAGATACTCAATATCACACAGGGATTTTCCGAAGCGTTTTCAAATGCCTTGCCGAGCGTTCACCCGTTGGATTTGCTTATCGGCATTGTCGGCGCGGTGGTTATCCGTCTGATTGTCTATGTCAAAGGGAAAAACGCAAAGAAATACCGCAAGGGCGCAGAATACGGCAGCGCACGTTGGGGCAACGCCGAAGATATAAAGCCCTACATCGACCCGGATTTTCAGAACAACATCATTTTGACGCAGACCGAACGCCTTACCATGAACAGCCGCCCGAAGCAGCCGAAATATGCGAGAAATAAAAACGTCGTGGTGATCGGCGGCAGCGGCAGCGGCAAGACAAGGTTTTTCGTAAAGCCTAATTTAATGCAGCTTCATTCTTCCTACGTCTTGACCGACCCAAAAGGCACCGTCCTAATCGAGTGCGGAAAGCTGCTGCAACGGGCAGGCTACCGCATTAAGGTACTGAACACGATAAACTTTCGGAAAAGTATGCACTATAACCCCTTTGTCTATATCCGCAGCGAAAAGGACGTGTTAAAGGTTGTCAATACCCTTATTGTCAATACCAAAGGCGAGGGAGAAAAAAGCGCGGAAGATTTTTGGGTGAAAGCCGAGAGATTATTATATTGCGCGTTGATCGGCTACATTTGGTATGAAGCCCCCGCCGAGGAAATGAACTTTACAACGCTGCTTGAACTTATCAATGCCAGCGAAGCACGCGAGGACGACGAGGAATACCAAAGCCCCGTTGATCTGCTCTTTGCCGATTTGGAAGAACGCAGCCCCGACCATTTCGCGGTGAAGCAATATAAAAAATACAAATTGGCAGCGGGCAAAACGGCAAAGTCAATCCTTATTTCTTGTGGGGCAAGGCTCGCTCCTTTCGATATTGAAGAACTCCGGGAACTCATGTCCTATGATGAATTGGAACTTGACACATTGGGCGACCGGAAAACCGCGCTTTTCCTCATAATGAGCGATACCGACGACACCTTTAATTTTGTTATCGCTATTTTGCAATCACAGCTTTTTAATTTACTTTGTGATAAAGCGGACGACGAATACAACGGCAAATTGCCTGTTCATGTCCGTTTTTTACTCGATGAATTTGCCAACATCGGGCAGATACCCCGCTTTGATAAGCTGATTGCGACCATACGCAGTAGGGAAATGTCCGCTTCTATCATTCTGCAATCGCAGAGCCAGCTAAAAGCCATTTACAGGGACGCGGCAGAAATCATACTTGATAATGCCGACAGCACCTTGTTTTTGGGAGGACGTGGGAAAAATGCAAAGGATATTTCGGATAACTTGGGACGGGAAACAATCGACAGTTTCAATACTTCCGAAAATCGCGGCACGCAGGTTTCTCATGGACTTACTTATCAAAAATTAGGAAAGGAGTTGATGACACAGGACGAAATAGCAGTTATGGACGGTGGGAAATGTATTTTGCAGCTACGCGGTGTGCGTCCCTTTTTAAGCGACAAATACGATATAACAAAACACCCGAACTACAAATACCTTTCCGACTTCGACAAGAAAAACGCTTTTGACGTGGAACGGTATATGTCTACCCGTCCGGCAATCGTAAAGCCCGATGAAGCCTTCGACATATACGAAATAGATTTGTCCGACGAGGACGCAGCCGCCGAGGAATAA
- a CDS encoding PcfB family protein — protein MQEEVTQKTIALYVKVGKGAARLTEQALQKAIQKFLEQKSKPAHGKQTMRQLMKQNAGVSNIEITDANIKAFESTAKKYNIDFSLKKVKGEQTRYLVFFKGRDADVMTAAFQEFSAKKLNRDKKPSIRKALAAAKDKAKQLNAARDKVKKMDRGREI, from the coding sequence TTGCAGGAGGAAGTAACCCAAAAAACGATTGCCCTATACGTCAAAGTGGGGAAAGGCGCGGCGCGGCTTACCGAACAAGCGTTGCAGAAAGCAATCCAAAAGTTTTTGGAGCAGAAAAGCAAGCCCGCACACGGGAAACAGACCATGCGGCAGCTTATGAAGCAGAACGCGGGTGTTTCCAACATCGAGATCACCGACGCGAATATCAAAGCCTTTGAGAGTACGGCGAAGAAATACAACATAGATTTTTCGCTGAAAAAGGTTAAGGGCGAACAGACCCGTTACCTTGTGTTTTTCAAAGGCCGGGACGCGGACGTTATGACCGCAGCCTTTCAAGAGTTTTCCGCAAAGAAGCTGAACCGGGATAAAAAGCCCTCTATCCGCAAAGCCCTTGCCGCTGCAAAGGACAAGGCGAAGCAGCTTAACGCCGCCCGCGACAAGGTAAAGAAAATGGACAGGGGGCGCGAGATATGA
- a CDS encoding DUF6017 domain-containing protein, which yields MAVFRVERNTGYTVMSNHHLRNKELTLKAKGLLSQMLSLPEDWDYTLAGLSHINREKIDAIREAVKELEKAGYIVRSRERDEKGRLRGADYVIYEQPQPREPEAATSGEQPPILDYPTLENPTLDNPTLEKPTQEKPTLENPTQLNKDISSKEQSITDLSSTHSIPFHSLNPLPFAQGEAATPPERKRTEAKSNNAVEIYREIIKDNIEYDHLIQNCKIDKDRLDEIVDLMLETVCTARKTIRIAGDDYPAELVKSKFMKLNSSHIEFILDCMRENTTKVRNIKQYLKAVLFNAPSTIDSYYTALVNHDLYGGE from the coding sequence ATGGCAGTTTTCAGAGTGGAGCGAAATACGGGATATACTGTTATGAGCAACCACCACTTGCGCAACAAGGAACTCACCTTAAAGGCAAAGGGCTTGTTGTCGCAAATGCTGTCCTTGCCGGAGGATTGGGATTATACCCTTGCGGGCTTATCCCATATCAACCGGGAAAAGATCGACGCAATCCGCGAAGCGGTAAAAGAACTCGAAAAAGCCGGATATATCGTGCGCAGCCGGGAGCGCGACGAGAAAGGACGCTTGCGGGGTGCGGATTATGTCATATATGAGCAGCCGCAGCCGCGAGAGCCGGAAGCAGCTACCAGCGGCGAACAGCCGCCTATATTGGATTACCCTACATTGGAAAATCCAACATTGGATAATCCAACGTTGGAAAAACCTACGCAGGAAAAGCCTACGTTGGAAAATCCAACGCAATTAAATAAAGATATATCAAGTAAAGAACAATCAATTACTGATTTATCAAGTACCCATTCCATTCCTTTCCATTCCCTAAATCCCTTGCCCTTTGCACAGGGCGAAGCGGCTACGCCGCCGGAAAGGAAAAGAACGGAAGCGAAAAGCAATAACGCAGTAGAGATTTACAGGGAAATTATCAAGGACAATATCGAATACGATCATCTCATTCAAAACTGCAAAATTGACAAAGACCGTTTGGACGAGATAGTTGACCTTATGCTGGAAACCGTCTGCACAGCACGAAAGACAATCCGTATTGCCGGGGACGACTACCCAGCCGAACTTGTCAAATCCAAGTTTATGAAGCTGAACAGCAGCCATATTGAGTTTATTTTGGACTGCATGAGGGAGAACACAACCAAGGTGCGCAACATCAAGCAGTATCTAAAAGCGGTGCTGTTCAACGCGCCGAGTACCATTGACAGCTACTATACCGCCCTTGTCAATCACGACTTATACGGCGGCGAATGA
- the glmS gene encoding glutamine--fructose-6-phosphate transaminase (isomerizing) — MCGIVGYVGTKQAAPILLDGLSKLEYRGYDSAGVAIMTDEGIVVKKKKGRLEKLSNMIDGGDAIKGIMGIGHTRWATHGEPSDMNSHPHLSQSGRFAVVHNGIIENYLKLREYLTKKGFEFISETDTEVIAHLFEYYYNGDIIDTMIKVIGKVDGSYALGVLCADDPDSFIAVRKESPLIVGLGEGENFIASDIPAILKHTKNVYFLENNEIVVLTKDDVKIYNTDREEISKETFVVDWDISAAEKGGYEHFMFKEIMEQPRAIADTVNPRIKDGRIVLDDISLTADYIRDINKIYIVACGSAYHVGVVGKYVIESMVRIPVEVIVASEFRYCNPLVDDKTLVILISQSGETADTIAAMREAKRLGARTFAIVNAVGSCIAREADDVLYTWAGPEIAVATTKAYSTQLTAIYLMSIYMAQELDMLTPELLAKYIKALEKLPDNISKLLENKGEIQYIASKYFNSKSVFFLGRTLDYAVALEGSLKLKEISYIHSEAYAAGELKHGTIALIEEGTVVVALCTVKNLFDKMLSNIKEVKARGAVVIAVAEEGHTEIEKEADYVIYLPKCDELVMPSEVVVPLQLFSYYVSSLKGLDIDKPRNLAKSVTVE; from the coding sequence ATGTGCGGAATAGTTGGATACGTTGGAACAAAGCAGGCGGCGCCGATTTTGCTTGACGGGCTGTCGAAGCTTGAATATAGAGGATATGATTCTGCCGGCGTTGCTATAATGACTGATGAAGGAATAGTGGTTAAGAAAAAGAAGGGCCGTTTGGAAAAACTCAGCAATATGATAGACGGCGGAGATGCAATAAAAGGCATTATGGGAATTGGTCATACAAGGTGGGCAACTCATGGAGAGCCGTCGGATATGAACTCGCATCCGCATCTCAGCCAGTCGGGTAGATTTGCGGTCGTACATAACGGAATTATTGAGAACTATCTGAAGCTTCGCGAGTATCTTACAAAAAAGGGTTTTGAGTTTATTTCGGAAACCGATACCGAGGTTATAGCGCATCTGTTTGAGTATTACTATAACGGCGATATAATCGACACTATGATTAAGGTTATAGGCAAGGTTGACGGTTCTTATGCACTGGGAGTGCTTTGCGCCGACGACCCGGATTCTTTTATAGCTGTCAGAAAAGAAAGTCCGCTTATAGTTGGTCTCGGCGAGGGCGAAAACTTTATAGCGTCTGATATACCGGCTATTCTGAAGCATACGAAGAACGTTTATTTTCTTGAAAACAACGAGATTGTTGTCTTAACAAAAGACGATGTAAAAATTTATAACACCGACCGCGAAGAAATTTCTAAGGAAACTTTTGTTGTCGACTGGGATATTTCCGCTGCTGAAAAAGGCGGTTATGAGCACTTTATGTTTAAAGAGATAATGGAACAGCCCCGTGCCATAGCTGATACTGTAAACCCAAGAATAAAAGACGGCAGAATTGTTTTGGATGATATATCTTTAACAGCTGATTATATCCGTGATATAAACAAGATATATATTGTGGCCTGCGGCAGTGCTTACCATGTTGGAGTAGTTGGCAAATATGTGATTGAGAGCATGGTTCGCATACCTGTTGAGGTAATAGTAGCGTCAGAGTTCAGATATTGCAATCCGCTTGTTGATGATAAGACTTTGGTGATTTTGATATCTCAGTCGGGAGAGACGGCGGACACTATTGCGGCAATGCGAGAGGCAAAGCGGTTAGGGGCGAGAACATTTGCCATAGTAAACGCTGTAGGAAGCTGTATAGCAAGAGAGGCGGATGACGTTCTCTATACATGGGCAGGTCCTGAGATTGCTGTTGCCACCACAAAAGCGTATAGCACTCAGCTGACAGCGATTTATTTGATGTCTATATATATGGCTCAGGAATTGGATATGCTGACACCTGAACTTTTGGCAAAATATATAAAGGCTCTTGAAAAGCTTCCTGATAATATTTCTAAACTTTTGGAAAACAAAGGCGAGATACAGTATATAGCGTCTAAGTATTTTAACAGCAAAAGCGTGTTCTTCCTGGGAAGAACTTTGGATTACGCTGTGGCGCTTGAGGGGTCGCTTAAATTAAAAGAGATTTCATATATCCATTCTGAGGCGTATGCAGCAGGAGAGTTAAAGCACGGAACAATCGCATTGATTGAAGAAGGCACAGTTGTTGTGGCGCTGTGCACAGTCAAGAATTTGTTTGATAAGATGCTGAGCAATATAAAAGAGGTAAAAGCCCGCGGAGCGGTAGTAATAGCCGTAGCGGAAGAGGGACACACGGAAATAGAAAAAGAAGCGGATTATGTCATCTACCTTCCAAAGTGCGACGAGCTGGTTATGCCTAGCGAAGTAGTAGTGCCGCTGCAGTTGTTTTCGTACTATGTATCATCATTGAAAGGGTTAGACATAGATAAGCCGAGAAATTTGGCAAAATCAGTTACAGTTGAATAA
- a CDS encoding glycosyltransferase family 2 protein, producing MHTYVLEIIVDFLELFLFFIGTYYVVCGVFSFVKRNDVLRQDFRTNRFAVIIPAHNEGAVLGQLLSSISASRYPKNKYDVFVVADDCSDNTAAVARSYGARVLVKRTGNNNKSSAVSYAVEHIKSLREEYDCIAVFDADNTVHMDCIMRMNEMLNCGYSAVQGYVDSKNPNENWLTAAYSVWHTLESRLAKMSCHNLGIGCKISGTGYAVRFDVVKRCMPSDDCLAEDLEYTVRLRLMGIKVAFAKKAVVYDEKPAEFGKSVKQRIRWAQGVVDVQGRYGGLLLKKGKIIDWLSLYGDFLGQFCYGVFLVISIFSTISILFGYQFVLCSLWVRPVCYVALNLYLGIGALSAFAGLILENKLSRKTIFNLFGFLLYIVSWIPIGIVGIFKHNKKEWYHTEHTGSVQ from the coding sequence GTGCATACGTACGTATTGGAAATCATTGTTGATTTCTTAGAGCTTTTCCTCTTTTTTATTGGTACGTATTATGTCGTCTGCGGCGTATTCTCTTTTGTTAAAAGGAATGACGTCTTAAGACAAGATTTTCGGACAAACAGATTCGCGGTTATAATACCTGCTCATAATGAAGGCGCTGTTTTGGGCCAGCTTTTAAGCAGTATTTCGGCTTCAAGGTATCCAAAGAATAAGTATGATGTGTTTGTTGTTGCCGACGATTGTTCTGATAATACGGCTGCTGTTGCGAGGAGTTATGGAGCGAGAGTTCTTGTTAAACGTACTGGTAATAACAATAAATCGTCCGCGGTTTCATACGCTGTGGAGCATATAAAGAGTTTGAGAGAAGAATATGACTGTATTGCCGTATTTGACGCGGATAATACCGTGCATATGGATTGTATAATGAGAATGAATGAGATGCTTAACTGCGGATATTCTGCTGTTCAAGGATATGTTGACAGCAAAAATCCGAACGAAAACTGGCTGACAGCGGCCTATTCGGTTTGGCATACTCTTGAAAGCAGGCTTGCTAAAATGTCGTGCCATAACCTGGGAATAGGGTGTAAAATATCCGGAACCGGGTATGCTGTGAGGTTTGATGTTGTGAAGCGCTGTATGCCTTCTGACGACTGCCTTGCCGAGGACCTTGAATATACTGTCAGACTTAGACTGATGGGAATTAAAGTTGCCTTTGCTAAAAAGGCAGTGGTATATGATGAGAAGCCTGCTGAGTTCGGTAAGTCGGTTAAGCAGAGAATCAGGTGGGCTCAGGGCGTTGTTGACGTCCAGGGCAGATACGGTGGTCTTTTGCTCAAAAAAGGAAAAATAATAGACTGGCTGAGCCTTTATGGAGATTTTTTGGGTCAGTTCTGTTATGGAGTTTTTTTGGTCATAAGTATTTTCTCCACAATTTCTATTTTGTTTGGCTATCAGTTTGTTTTATGCAGTTTGTGGGTTCGTCCCGTCTGCTATGTGGCTCTTAATTTGTATTTGGGTATCGGCGCTCTTAGTGCCTTTGCCGGGCTTATATTGGAAAACAAACTTAGCCGGAAAACAATTTTCAATTTATTTGGTTTTCTGCTCTATATAGTAAGCTGGATACCGATTGGAATAGTCGGGATCTTTAAGCATAACAAGAAAGAGTGGTATCATACGGAACATACCGGTTCTGTTCAATAG